One Roseburia rectibacter DNA window includes the following coding sequences:
- a CDS encoding helix-turn-helix domain-containing protein — translation MEAKELGAFIAQIRKENQMTQAQLAVCLKVTDKAVSRWERGMGFPDIQTLEPLAEALGITLTELMKCQKMQQQEVSVQDTDAVIEAGIDIAKYQQKMQRKKMMQGFGLIVAGSFVIFNAVYLHASVTFSAILPNSADGPTAVFYAGKLGDVKPYIWGMVGVAAIAGGIIRIIRGRR, via the coding sequence ATGGAAGCAAAAGAATTAGGAGCATTTATCGCACAGATACGCAAGGAAAATCAAATGACACAGGCACAGCTAGCAGTCTGCCTGAAAGTCACAGACAAAGCTGTCAGCCGTTGGGAGAGGGGAATGGGATTTCCGGATATCCAGACACTAGAACCGTTGGCAGAGGCACTGGGCATTACTTTGACAGAGCTGATGAAATGTCAGAAGATGCAGCAGCAGGAGGTAAGTGTGCAGGATACTGATGCGGTGATCGAGGCGGGCATTGATATCGCAAAATATCAGCAGAAGATGCAGAGAAAAAAGATGATGCAGGGTTTTGGACTGATTGTAGCAGGTTCATTTGTAATTTTTAATGCAGTATATCTGCATGCCAGCGTAACATTCAGTGCGATATTGCCGAATAGCGCAGATGGACCGACTGCAGTATTTTATGCGGGAAAACTTGGTGATGTAAAACCATACATCTGGGGAATGGTCGGTGTAGCTGCGATCGCAGGAGGAATCATCCGAATCATCCGTGGACGGAGATAG
- the tuf gene encoding elongation factor Tu, with amino-acid sequence MAKAKFERTKPHCNIGTIGHVDHGKTTLTAAISKVLAARVAGNTATDFDNIDKAPEERERGITISTAHIEYETEKRHYAHVDCPGHADYVKNMITGAAQMDGAILVVAATDGVMAQTKEHILLSRQVGVPYIVVFLNKCDMVDDPELIELVEMEVTEQLEEYGFEGCPIIKGSALKALEDPNGEWGDKIMELMDTVDEYIPDPQRDTDKPFLMPVEDVFTITGRGTVATGRVERGTLHLNDNLEILGVKEDVQTTVVTGIEMFRKQLDEAQAGDNIGALLRGINRDQIVRGQVLAKPGTVTCHRKFTAQVYVLTKDEGGRHTPFFNNYRPQFYFRTTDVTGVCNLPAGTEMCMPGDNIEMTIELIHPVAMEQGLTFAIREGGRTVGSGRVATVIE; translated from the coding sequence ATGGCAAAAGCTAAGTTTGAAAGAACAAAACCACATTGTAATATTGGTACCATTGGACACGTTGACCATGGTAAAACAACTTTAACAGCTGCTATTTCTAAAGTATTAGCTGCAAGAGTTGCTGGTAACACAGCTACAGATTTCGATAACATCGATAAAGCTCCAGAAGAGAGAGAGCGTGGTATCACAATTTCTACTGCTCATATCGAGTATGAGACAGAGAAGAGACATTACGCACACGTTGACTGCCCAGGTCATGCCGATTACGTTAAGAACATGATCACTGGTGCTGCTCAGATGGATGGTGCTATCCTCGTTGTAGCTGCTACTGACGGTGTTATGGCTCAGACAAAAGAGCACATCTTATTATCCCGTCAGGTAGGTGTACCTTACATCGTTGTTTTCTTAAACAAATGCGATATGGTAGACGATCCGGAGTTAATCGAGTTAGTAGAGATGGAAGTTACAGAGCAGCTTGAAGAGTACGGCTTCGAAGGATGCCCGATCATCAAAGGTTCTGCTTTAAAAGCTCTTGAAGATCCAAACGGCGAGTGGGGCGACAAGATCATGGAGTTAATGGATACTGTTGATGAGTACATCCCAGATCCACAGCGTGATACAGATAAACCATTCTTAATGCCAGTTGAGGACGTATTCACAATCACAGGTCGTGGTACAGTTGCTACCGGACGTGTTGAGAGAGGTACATTACACTTAAATGATAACCTTGAGATCCTTGGTGTTAAAGAGGACGTTCAGACAACAGTTGTAACTGGTATCGAGATGTTCCGTAAACAGTTAGACGAGGCTCAGGCTGGTGATAACATCGGTGCATTACTTCGTGGTATCAACCGTGATCAGATTGTTCGTGGTCAGGTTCTTGCTAAACCAGGTACAGTTACATGCCATCGTAAATTTACAGCTCAGGTTTACGTATTAACAAAAGATGAGGGTGGTCGTCATACTCCATTCTTCAACAACTACCGTCCACAGTTCTACTTCAGAACAACAGACGTAACTGGTGTATGTAACTTACCAGCTGGTACAGAGATGTGCATGCCTGGTGATAACATCGAGATGACTATCGAGTTAATTCACCCAGTAGCTATGGAGCAGGGTCTTACATTCGCTATCCGTGAGGGTGGACGTACTGTTGGATCAGGTCGTGTTGCTACAGTTATCGAGTAA
- a CDS encoding CPBP family intramembrane glutamic endopeptidase yields MEQKEMAKKRLIIYVLIAYGLTYLMGILMWYGSTKGYDLTAFPTAQMMYPATGVIIGLFLAHKGEKILPTGFFITVLATTGVLIVLALLSVFSPVNDLNIAGMTMSVYNLISQYVLIIGSIVAFIFLAVTGNEKRAAAGLTRQNWKSAVFIVLLFVGIYIVRTVVSMAGQGVSDGNGMQYVKEWAAMFKDPVMWLNIVALPINYFFVFIAFFGEEYGWRYYLQPILQKKFGLRAGVIVLGVVWGLWHIPDDLFYYTQTSGIQMIFAQQITCIALGIFFAYAYMKTKNIWVPVCLHYLNNNLIPIISGTFSADVLENQTVSWKELPAALVLNGLCFGFFLLSDVFKKKEVQKED; encoded by the coding sequence ATGGAACAAAAAGAGATGGCAAAAAAGAGGTTAATTATTTATGTGCTTATTGCCTATGGTCTGACCTATCTCATGGGAATTCTGATGTGGTATGGCAGTACAAAAGGATATGATCTTACGGCATTTCCAACGGCGCAGATGATGTATCCGGCCACAGGCGTGATTATTGGACTTTTTCTGGCACACAAAGGAGAAAAGATTCTGCCGACAGGTTTTTTTATTACGGTTCTGGCAACAACTGGAGTCCTGATTGTACTTGCACTTTTATCCGTATTTTCTCCGGTAAATGATCTGAATATTGCAGGAATGACGATGTCCGTTTATAATCTGATCTCACAGTATGTACTTATCATTGGGAGTATCGTGGCATTCATTTTTCTTGCGGTTACAGGAAATGAAAAGAGGGCAGCTGCGGGACTGACCAGACAAAACTGGAAAAGTGCTGTGTTTATTGTACTTTTATTTGTGGGTATTTATATTGTAAGAACTGTAGTGTCGATGGCAGGACAGGGCGTGTCTGACGGCAATGGAATGCAGTATGTAAAAGAATGGGCGGCAATGTTTAAAGATCCTGTGATGTGGCTGAATATCGTTGCACTTCCGATCAATTATTTTTTTGTATTTATTGCATTTTTCGGAGAAGAATATGGCTGGAGATATTATCTGCAACCCATTTTACAGAAAAAGTTCGGTCTTCGTGCAGGTGTGATCGTGCTTGGTGTGGTATGGGGACTGTGGCATATTCCGGATGATCTGTTTTATTATACACAGACATCGGGAATCCAGATGATTTTTGCACAGCAGATCACCTGTATTGCACTTGGAATCTTTTTTGCATATGCTTATATGAAAACAAAAAATATCTGGGTGCCGGTCTGCCTGCATTATCTGAATAACAACCTGATACCGATCATTTCAGGTACATTTTCCGCAGATGTTCTGGAAAATCAGACTGTAAGCTGGAAAGAACTTCCGGCTGCGCTGGTGCTAAATGGATTGTGCTTTGGATTTTTTCTGCTGTCAGATGTGTTCAAAAAGAAAGAAGTTCAAAAAGAGGATTAA